The Hevea brasiliensis isolate MT/VB/25A 57/8 chromosome 9, ASM3005281v1, whole genome shotgun sequence nucleotide sequence GagagaaataattaattaaggaaaaaaaaaatgcaacatGCTGACATTGGAGAACTACCATAAACGTTTTTAGCTAATCTCCTGAAGCTATATTTCTCAAATCAGCGAAACTATGATATTCCCTAGCATCCAGAAGAGGACTATAATTCTGGGACTATGATCTGGGTTTCTTTGATGTAAAATTCAGGGGTGATATGTGCCAGGCTGCCATTCATTATTCTCTTTGATAGGGTAGTTGTGGTAAGTTCGATAAGAATCAGACAGTGGGTAATTGAAAgcggtagagagagagagaaataattaattaagaaaagaaaatgcataaTGTTGAGAGTGGGATTTGAACCCACGCCCTTTCGGACCAGAACCTTAATCTGGCGCCTTAGACCAACTCGGCCATCTCAACATATGCTTGAAGAACAAGaagataaattatataaatatttagttTGAAGACCTATCCTTTAGCAAAGCGTCACTTACATATTGACCCAAAAACACTTTTCTTGGAGCCTATTACGAAGTGCAAATGACTTCTTCTATCCAGCCATCAGTCCCATTGGGCAGAAGAAATCTTTTCCAGTGCGTGTAGGGGCATAGCCCAATACAGATGAAAGTATATAGATGCTTGCAACATCTTATTCTTTTGGAGCAAAATATGTATTATTTACCCAGAGCAAAAGGCAAAATGGGGATGGAGGATATAAAAAAAGACAAAAGTGgcttctctttattttttttttccaataaaaGACATGAACCATTGGCCTAGAGGACAGAGCACTATCACCACCTGGAGGATGTAGACCAAAATTATCCATCCATTGCATAGTTTACTAGTACAGAAACAAATACCCCAAAACACAGTTTATGCAATGAAAGTGAAGAGAAGTTTCCATACTAGGAAATGCGGACATAGGTTCTGTTGAAATCAATCCATAAGAAAATTAATTGCTGTTGTAAAGATCCTTCAAAGTCAATGACCCTTTGATTGATTAAATGGTCTAAATGCTACAAAAATAAAGGCCTGAGATATGGCCGAGTGTAATACACTCTAATAATAAAAATGTCCCACTTATTGTGAAGAGAGGGGGTAATAACAAAaaatccataaataaataaatctaccacaaaaaaataaaaaatcatagaTCAATGAATCTACACAGGACATCATTCAGAAATGAAATATAGGATCCACTTCTCTTGGCAGTTGAAGTGGTTGGATGCTCAGAAAAAATGGGTGAACAGACGCAATTAGGTTAGGCAATCTGCTTTCCTTTCCGGAGTTTCTCTAATTCTTCTTCAGCATCTGTCAATTGCTGCTTTAGGGTATCTATCTTTTGTTCCAACGCTTCCACTGTCCCTCTACTGGTGGAAGGTTGATAATGTGTCAGAAAATGACTTGAGAAAGCTTTCAGAGCTTCAACCCCAGTAACCTATCAGATCCAGCTCTCACTAATTAAATGGGTAGTAAACTCATATGTCACTATCTCCTCAGCTTAAGAATTGATAAAGTAAGGCAAGAGAACATTGGAGGTAAGAAACCAAACAAATTCAACAACTTTGTAGCACCAATagaaacaaacaaaaataattttggTGCAATGAGTGTATGCCATAAGGAAACATTAACACATCTTGACCACAAAATGTGGAAACTAATCAAAGAACTTGTAGACAAACAGAAATAAATAATGATATTTATGCATTTTGATTTTGAATCATATAAATATTAAGATATTCTTTAATAAATTCTATTAACATAAGCTACAATATAGTTTACCTCTTCTGGCAACAATGGCAACTTGGTGATATTAAAGTCATCATACAACATGTAGAACTGATCCATGTACTTTTGTTGCATCCGCATTCTTGCTTTAAGCAATTTGGATTCGACATCTACGATAATAACATGACCAATTAACAGTTAACTTTTTTAGCATCTCATATAAGCCAGACTATAAAACGCGAAAAGAAGAGTACCAATGATGAACATTGTAAACACACCTTCTTCATCATATAGTACTTGGTTAATGATAATATTATGTGTATCTATTTCAAATTTGGTAAGTTCCTGCACTAGTCTCTCTGTTTCATAAAGTGAGAGAAATTCCGGAATGCAAACACAGACAAAGGTTGTCAAATCCTGACAAAGAAGAAAACATGCGCattaagaaataaatgaatacagCAACATAAAAAGAATTCAAAAGAAATCCCCAAAACAGGAATATTCAAAAGGAATATAAAAAAGTCAGGTAAATCATACTTAGTGACAATGCAAGACATCAGAAATTTCAGGAATCCTAGATTTTATAGTGgcaaaatttagcaatatattgaGATCATCTGGATCGAGGTAAAAGAAAACCACAGCAATGAAAGATCTTACTGGGTCTTTGAATTGCATATTCACTCGTTCAATCACATCTTTCATGCCCTCAAGCCTTCCCAAAAGGGCATCTTCACCAAATTCATCATCAATACCAAATACACGAGTCATCTGCAATGAACAGTGTCAATTCTTATCAAATAAATAATTGTATTGCTAATAGTCCATGGCACAAGAATTAAGAGATACAAatgagattttaaaaattaaatttatttagatTATGATATCCACAGTCAAAATTGAATGTGACAGCTGTATTAATGTGTCATAGCAGGTGAGAATGTCCAAATCTAAAGTATAAATGGCagcataatatataaatttggtCTGCCCATGTGCCCATCTAATGGTTCCAATGCAATAACACCACAAAATCAACACTTTTTGAATTCAGTTcatcaattaggattttcaaaaatAGATATCTGCTAGAGTGAGAATAAGGTACATAGAAGATAGTGGATACTGGATATAGAAATCAACACCTTATGACATAACCAGTAGAGTATATTTATGGTTGATGGCCATAGACTTCCAAGACTCATTTGACTGTAAAGATAAACCACTTTAACTGAGGAGAGATTAACACGAATTGGCTCAAAAGAGTGAGCGTAGCATAGTCTCGCTCAAACTTTGGCCATGAAAATCATTCTGATGTTTTTGGAGTGGAAGATAGAAGTATATGACATCCAAGAAAGATGTGCTACTGCAGATATTACCACACTCCACCTCATCATATAGAGTAAACAGAGATTGAAAGCTGACAAACACAGCATTTAGATTCATATACACATTCTTATATTTTGTACAAAAAACCAACTTTACCAGGCGTAAGATGGAGTttcaaagaaaattttgaaatcaatTCACCATCTACAACAAGGAAAAAGGATATTAAGCTAAGGTAAATTAATCCAGATCTCAAACCTTCAAAATAATGGAAGGGAAACCCGAAAAATGACTGCCACTTGAGTTCTCATGATATTATTCAAGGACATACCTGGCTCAATAAACCACCAAATTTACTTTTCAAAGACATCATTTTTTGCAGCCCCTTCTCTAGAGTTGATGGAAATTGTAATAGCCGGAGTGTATGACCAGTTGGAGCCGTATCAAATACAATAACAGAGTAGTCCATCGTTTGCACCAATCTGCAGGAAATAATTTGTTTATAAGCATAGGCATaatcactaaaaaaaaaaataaattggtaACACCACATCAATCAAAGTCTACAAAAGAGGTAATCAACATGTATCTCTCAGGCCGTATTTCTTAAAATGAGAAATACATAAGAGTCAATAACACAGAAAAAGCCCCACCAAACTTCATAATGGATTTGTCTGAATTCAATGCCAATCTTTATATATAGAGTTGAACTttgtttattataataaaatggaTAATGATAAGTTCACTCTTACAACCGATTTATGCTATTGAATATGGTAAAAGAAACCATCTAAAATACCTTCTGAAAACTGTCCAGGCAATGATTCAATGATAAAAAAATCCTCTGTAAGTACGCAATAAAACACCTCTACTGTGACTGAAATTGAGTCATTATTATGgctaatttattggattcttgtgTATCTCATAGAGACGTGCACTAAAAGCTAAAAGCTATTAGCTTTTAATGTAAAGCCATCACATCAAAAtgggagaaataataaaaatccaATCTCAACAAAAAGTAAACACCAAGCTCTCAGATCATAGGAATTATTAATCCACTAAATGCATTTGCCATTTAGATGTTGCAACATAATCTAGACGAGGGAAACATTGTTCTCACTTCAACATTTCTGCAAAGCTCATAGCCTCATCGATTCCAGGAAT carries:
- the LOC110637069 gene encoding ATPase GET3A — translated: MATDDLEIPEGSVRNILDQETLKWVFVGGKGGVGKTTCSSILSVLLARVRSSVLIISTDPAHNLSDAFQQRFTKTPTLVNGFNNLYAMEVDPNVENEDVGGNDGMDSVFSELANAIPGIDEAMSFAEMLKLVQTMDYSVIVFDTAPTGHTLRLLQFPSTLEKGLQKMMSLKSKFGGLLSQMTRVFGIDDEFGEDALLGRLEGMKDVIERVNMQFKDPDLTTFVCVCIPEFLSLYETERLVQELTKFEIDTHNIIINQVLYDEEDVESKLLKARMRMQQKYMDQFYMLYDDFNITKLPLLPEEVTGVEALKAFSSHFLTHYQPSTSRGTVEALEQKIDTLKQQLTDAEEELEKLRKGKQIA